A stretch of the Mesoaciditoga lauensis cd-1655R = DSM 25116 genome encodes the following:
- a CDS encoding flagellar biosynthesis anti-sigma factor FlgM → MRIDGIPGAPQPIDDNNKGKRSSKVEKYPGDAFSHTRGKGVDFETFIEVLNTSMKGENVREKRVMELKELVRSGKYSVDTDKLAKKMIDSMGGKI, encoded by the coding sequence GTGAGGATAGATGGAATTCCTGGTGCCCCCCAACCTATTGATGACAACAACAAAGGAAAACGTTCTTCCAAAGTAGAAAAATACCCTGGAGATGCGTTTAGCCATACAAGGGGCAAAGGAGTGGATTTTGAAACTTTTATCGAGGTTTTAAATACCTCGATGAAAGGTGAGAATGTAAGAGAAAAACGTGTCATGGAATTGAAAGAATTGGTGCGTTCAGGTAAGTACAGCGTTGATACGGATAAATTGGCAAAAAAAATGATAGATTCGATGGGTGGGAAGATATAA
- a CDS encoding SLC13 family permease produces the protein MLMMQLVTVGLFVFAYYFIITGKMDKAGVSFVAGALIIGINSVMGAVPKLAINHVGEFVDFDTIALLLGLMIIIPFMGDAGIFQFLALLVLKISKGNLKLLYILTAFTVALSSAFLNNVSTVMVFVPVILAITESIDKDPFPFLMMIVFAANFGGGMTLIGDPPNMIVGFANHFSFIDFAVNATPGVVLAMLVVLFLWLRKEKNYFKMPEREERKNMDPFSAITDKKLAIKSSLTFLGAIAGFVLPQSWNISPSTVAIVAAAVLLLLIDADSKTMEKVYARIDWPTIFFFIGMFAMVYALEQTGIADMISTTLSILIPNNFVLTIVVFWLAMLMASILSAVPTVMIMIPIIHGFEKIFGTNSLVWWALVMGQCLGGNLTVVGAAANMVVAGMTQKLERGKIEFNAYFKYALPAVILSGITTSAYLVLRYIV, from the coding sequence ATGTTGATGATGCAACTTGTAACTGTTGGCTTGTTCGTGTTTGCGTATTATTTCATCATAACCGGAAAAATGGATAAAGCAGGAGTTTCATTTGTTGCAGGCGCTCTTATCATAGGAATAAATTCGGTTATGGGGGCTGTACCCAAACTCGCGATAAACCATGTGGGAGAATTCGTTGATTTTGATACGATAGCCCTTCTTTTAGGTTTGATGATTATCATTCCTTTCATGGGAGATGCAGGCATCTTCCAGTTTCTGGCGTTACTCGTTTTGAAAATAAGTAAAGGAAACCTCAAACTGTTGTACATATTAACCGCTTTTACAGTTGCGCTTTCTTCCGCATTTTTGAACAACGTTTCTACCGTTATGGTATTCGTTCCCGTCATTTTAGCGATAACGGAGTCCATAGATAAAGATCCATTTCCGTTTTTGATGATGATAGTATTTGCCGCCAATTTTGGTGGGGGAATGACGCTTATTGGTGACCCACCAAACATGATCGTCGGTTTTGCCAATCACTTTTCCTTTATTGACTTTGCCGTCAACGCAACACCCGGCGTGGTTCTTGCCATGCTGGTGGTGCTTTTCCTGTGGCTTAGAAAGGAAAAAAACTATTTCAAAATGCCTGAAAGGGAAGAACGAAAAAATATGGATCCGTTTTCGGCTATTACCGATAAAAAGCTTGCCATCAAATCAAGCTTGACGTTCTTAGGCGCAATAGCAGGTTTTGTCCTTCCACAGTCGTGGAACATATCTCCTTCTACCGTTGCGATCGTTGCGGCGGCGGTTTTGCTACTCTTGATAGATGCAGATTCCAAAACGATGGAGAAGGTTTACGCACGAATAGATTGGCCGACTATTTTCTTCTTTATAGGGATGTTTGCAATGGTTTACGCCTTGGAACAAACAGGCATTGCGGATATGATATCCACCACTCTGTCCATTTTAATACCAAACAACTTCGTTTTGACTATAGTCGTTTTCTGGCTTGCAATGCTTATGGCATCGATTTTAAGTGCAGTTCCAACTGTTATGATAATGATTCCCATAATTCATGGTTTTGAGAAGATATTCGGAACGAATTCTTTGGTATGGTGGGCTCTTGTGATGGGGCAATGTTTAGGCGGCAATTTGACGGTTGTTGGAGCTGCGGCAAACATGGTTGTTGCCGGTATGACACAAAAACTCGAAAGAGGAAAAATAGAATTCAATGCTTATTTCAAATATGCCCTTCCCGCTGTTATCCTTTCCGGAATAACGACAAGTGCTTACCTTGTTTTGAGATATATAGTTTAA
- the flgK gene encoding flagellar hook-associated protein FlgK, with protein MPEAGLLTSLNTAVLGMYTQQMAMSVVSHNIANANTPGFSRQRPVIVTTPPLSMQTLAQTNVPISIGTGSKVKDVQRIRDAFLDVQYRQANSNLGFWDEVNTQFQYIQQLMGMPGDEGLRSQYDKFWKAAQQVATTPSSVGAKAEFVQSAKGLLEKVQSIYKSLEAMKGDYTHQLEAEADNINSILKGISELNVKIRQSSVMGNSPNDLLDKRDLLLDKLSKETNFKTVTYKDGEIAITINGINVLSGQKYVPVKFQRVNGEPNKSFLSVNNIPLIPTKGKIGALIHLRDQVTSKYEKSLNGFMLNLADKVNVILNQSYDQNGNHGQSLFRFNTIPGQTTALFRIESSNPPDGFVYDPSKKISEIFSGVSGDITLNINGAMIQVNSDDSLNTLISKVNAAKIGVELSLAPRGNVIIRATKDANYDLLRHGANGTTNPMQIEAASDGAKALLKSFGFKMENDKIDLNHYGSVMDETEALNISFDNPVLHMSVNDALLSDPTRVSTDFSPTFLPQTAVGTVSPTGEQGSGGMQLIVGLKTQESNNVASMDGFFGNFISKMGVEGQNASSMYDNTNALITQIDHDRQQVSSVSINEEMSQMLLYQNAYTASARVISTVNSMIQTLVNMVR; from the coding sequence ATGCCAGAAGCCGGTTTGTTAACGAGTCTGAATACAGCTGTTTTGGGAATGTACACCCAACAGATGGCTATGTCTGTTGTATCACACAACATAGCCAATGCGAATACACCAGGATTTTCGCGCCAGAGACCTGTGATTGTCACAACGCCACCGTTATCGATGCAAACGTTGGCACAAACAAACGTGCCCATTTCCATTGGAACCGGTTCAAAGGTAAAAGATGTGCAAAGAATAAGGGATGCGTTTTTAGATGTTCAATACAGGCAAGCGAATTCTAACCTCGGATTTTGGGATGAGGTGAACACTCAATTTCAGTACATACAGCAGCTTATGGGCATGCCGGGCGATGAGGGATTAAGAAGCCAGTATGATAAATTTTGGAAGGCCGCTCAACAGGTTGCGACCACTCCTTCAAGTGTTGGAGCCAAAGCGGAATTCGTTCAATCGGCGAAGGGTTTGCTGGAAAAAGTCCAAAGTATTTACAAATCTCTTGAAGCGATGAAAGGTGATTACACTCATCAGTTGGAAGCGGAAGCAGATAACATAAACTCAATATTGAAAGGTATTTCGGAACTAAATGTTAAGATCAGGCAATCATCGGTTATGGGGAACAGTCCTAACGATCTTTTGGATAAACGCGATCTTCTTTTGGATAAGTTGTCAAAAGAGACGAACTTTAAGACGGTAACTTATAAAGATGGTGAAATAGCCATAACTATAAATGGAATTAACGTGCTTTCAGGACAAAAATATGTACCTGTAAAATTTCAAAGGGTTAACGGAGAGCCTAACAAATCTTTCCTATCTGTCAACAATATTCCATTAATTCCAACTAAGGGAAAAATAGGAGCACTTATCCATTTAAGAGACCAAGTTACATCGAAGTACGAAAAATCTTTAAATGGTTTTATGCTTAACTTGGCGGATAAGGTGAACGTCATACTTAATCAATCTTATGATCAAAACGGAAACCATGGTCAGTCACTTTTCAGATTCAACACCATTCCCGGCCAAACGACAGCCCTTTTTAGAATAGAGTCTTCCAATCCTCCAGATGGTTTTGTGTACGATCCGTCAAAAAAGATTTCTGAGATCTTTTCTGGCGTTTCGGGGGATATAACGCTGAATATAAATGGCGCCATGATACAAGTAAATTCAGATGACTCGCTCAACACTTTGATTTCAAAGGTGAATGCCGCGAAAATCGGCGTAGAACTCTCTTTAGCTCCTCGCGGAAATGTTATCATCAGAGCGACAAAAGATGCAAATTACGACCTTTTAAGGCATGGGGCCAACGGGACAACAAATCCTATGCAAATAGAAGCAGCATCAGACGGTGCCAAAGCGCTCTTGAAATCTTTTGGCTTTAAAATGGAAAACGATAAGATAGATTTGAATCATTATGGAAGTGTGATGGATGAAACGGAAGCGTTGAATATTTCTTTTGACAATCCAGTACTTCATATGAGCGTGAACGACGCTCTTCTTTCCGATCCAACACGCGTTTCAACGGATTTTTCTCCGACATTTTTGCCTCAAACCGCTGTTGGAACCGTATCCCCTACTGGTGAACAAGGCTCGGGGGGCATGCAACTGATCGTTGGATTGAAAACGCAGGAAAGCAACAACGTCGCTTCCATGGACGGATTTTTCGGAAACTTCATAAGCAAAATGGGTGTGGAAGGCCAAAATGCTTCTTCCATGTACGATAACACGAACGCTTTGATCACTCAGATAGATCACGATAGACAACAAGTTTCAAGTGTCTCGATAAATGAAGAGATGTCTCAAATGCTGCTGTATCAAAACGCATACACGGCATCGGCTAGAGTGATTTCAACGGTGAACTCCATGATTCAAACTTTGGTAAATATGGTAAGGTGA
- the flgN gene encoding flagellar export chaperone FlgN, protein MEKELMEIMKEEKDKVSELIETLKAKRKLIEQNNVVSLNDILDKEKDLVDTLNKLESKRLSVTIDISKRYETEPTISDILVHTKEPIRHDLTLLAARLTELLNEVSLLNLGIQQMIAYRLEEFDVLMEAIRGKKVTYDKYEKNKAGTIFNRRA, encoded by the coding sequence ATGGAAAAAGAACTCATGGAGATAATGAAAGAAGAAAAAGATAAAGTTTCCGAGTTGATAGAGACATTGAAGGCGAAACGCAAACTCATAGAACAAAATAACGTCGTTTCCCTGAACGATATTCTAGATAAAGAAAAAGATTTAGTGGATACATTAAACAAACTAGAGTCCAAAAGGCTATCCGTTACCATAGATATATCTAAAAGATACGAAACAGAACCTACCATTTCTGATATACTCGTCCATACGAAAGAGCCTATCCGTCATGATCTAACTTTGTTGGCTGCAAGGTTAACGGAACTTCTGAACGAAGTGAGTTTGCTTAATTTAGGAATTCAGCAGATGATAGCTTACAGGTTAGAAGAATTCGATGTTTTAATGGAAGCGATAAGGGGGAAAAAGGTAACTTACGATAAGTATGAAAAAAATAAGGCAGGAACCATTTTCAATAGGAGGGCTTGA
- the flgL gene encoding flagellar hook-associated protein FlgL — MRISQSMMKNTLINDVDNVLRRLAKLHHQATTGKKFDLPSEDPNGAFLASSYDSSLRQLDAYKSSLEQVNGTLKGYDSMLSQLTSSIQRVHSLVVQASNDTNTPGDRKAIADEIKRIREFIVQLGNTKVGDAYLYSGSKASVPINVSGSGSNTTYFYVSNSTTSNANYLRVGTSVVQTNITLSDIFHYNGDVSDSLLSYGTAGGTTLNTVMVTTNGSETLNGALKIDLTAGGKIQESNGIINDTVSGTTTLTYSGATSVVIKDSLGNVTITSGSGAQTLSPGATLTIVGGTVELSGENEASVISSDVTLTNASGSSVTSLSENQTTNMPLKVGLLDKIINDLDSNNIDEVRGSDLGDLEKYEKSLERVTADIGSREQKVTQLINENSNFNSYITQLLSKAQDADMVKVISDISMQENVYKAALESSAKALLPTLADFLR; from the coding sequence ATGCGAATAAGTCAAAGCATGATGAAAAATACGCTCATAAATGATGTCGATAACGTCCTAAGAAGGTTGGCAAAGCTTCATCATCAAGCAACAACGGGCAAAAAATTCGATCTTCCTTCGGAAGACCCGAACGGGGCTTTTTTGGCTTCAAGTTACGACTCATCTTTAAGACAGCTGGACGCTTACAAAAGCTCGCTGGAACAGGTGAACGGCACCCTGAAGGGATACGATTCGATGTTGAGCCAATTGACTTCCTCCATTCAAAGAGTTCATTCACTGGTCGTTCAAGCGTCTAACGACACAAACACGCCTGGAGATAGGAAGGCCATTGCCGATGAAATAAAAAGAATAAGAGAATTCATAGTCCAACTTGGAAATACGAAGGTCGGAGACGCCTATCTTTACAGTGGTTCTAAGGCTAGCGTTCCTATAAACGTTTCAGGCTCGGGGTCGAACACGACATATTTTTACGTTAGTAATTCAACGACGTCAAACGCCAATTATCTCAGAGTTGGAACATCTGTTGTGCAAACTAACATTACATTGTCGGATATCTTTCACTACAACGGAGATGTTTCAGATAGTTTGCTATCATATGGTACAGCCGGCGGGACTACTTTGAACACCGTTATGGTAACAACCAACGGTTCTGAAACGCTCAATGGGGCTTTGAAGATAGACTTAACAGCTGGTGGCAAAATTCAGGAAAGCAACGGGATTATAAACGATACGGTAAGTGGGACAACGACGCTGACCTATTCGGGAGCAACTTCCGTTGTCATAAAAGATTCCCTTGGAAATGTGACAATTACATCTGGTAGTGGTGCGCAGACGTTATCACCAGGTGCCACCTTAACAATAGTGGGTGGAACGGTAGAACTTTCTGGAGAAAATGAGGCAAGTGTGATTTCTTCGGATGTAACACTCACAAACGCATCTGGTAGCAGCGTGACATCACTTTCGGAAAACCAAACTACCAACATGCCTTTGAAGGTAGGACTCTTGGACAAGATAATAAACGATCTGGATAGCAACAACATAGATGAAGTTCGTGGAAGTGATTTAGGTGATTTGGAGAAATACGAAAAATCCCTTGAAAGGGTGACGGCGGATATCGGTTCGAGAGAACAAAAAGTTACCCAGTTGATAAACGAAAATTCGAATTTCAATTCTTACATAACGCAGTTACTTTCCAAGGCTCAAGATGCCGATATGGTGAAAGTCATATCTGATATCTCCATGCAAGAAAACGTGTACAAAGCGGCGTTGGAATCCAGCGCAAAGGCGTTGTTGCCCACGTTGGCTGACTTTTTAAGGTAA